The following are encoded together in the Montipora foliosa isolate CH-2021 chromosome 12, ASM3666993v2, whole genome shotgun sequence genome:
- the LOC137981079 gene encoding uncharacterized protein yields the protein MKVQELGLAVAYNNDNAIHRYVKLLMALMATTPVLHELVDYVNNQWINTNTFPPSSWSVYGQPVRTNNDIEGWHNSLNRRAGGRVHLPFYLLIQLLHRESSVCTVQVRLVNARKLQRIQRKKYRALQARIFGYWEDYAGSKISSRRLLKACSHLAYGPVRTD from the exons ATGAAG GTTCAAGAGCTTGGTCTGGCTGTGGCATACAACAATGATAACGCCATTCACCGGTATGTCAAGTTGCTTATGGCGCTTATGGCGACCACCCCCGTCCTTCATGAGTTGGTAGACTACGTCAACAACCAGTGGATCAATACCAACACTTTTCCACCCAGTTCCTGGAGCGTCTACGGACAGCCTGTCCGCACCAATAATGATATCGAGGGATGGCACAACTCCCTCAACCGACGTGCTGGTGGAAGAGTTCATCTACCTTTCTATTTATTAATTCAGCTGCTCCATCGAGAGTCCTCTGTATGCACCGTCCAAGTTCGACTCGTTAACGCCAGAAAGCTTCAAAGGATCCAGCGTAAAAAATACCGTGCACTTCAAGCACGTATCTTTGGCTACTGGGAGGACTATGCTGGGAGTAAAATTTCAAGTAGGCGACTCCTTAAGGCATGCTCTCACTTAGCGTATGGACCAGTTCGAACAGATTAG